The sequence GGGCGCTTGACGACGATGTGGCTCACTACGCACCAATTCCCTTGCCGGACCGAGATTTTTCGTCCGCCGCCCCGTGTCAGGCGGACGCCGATCGCGAAGCGCGATCCTACTGACAACCGCTGACAACGGTGGGCGGTAGGGTGCCCGTGAGACGCGTGAGCAGTTGCGAATCGCTCCAGGAAAACCTGGGCAATTCGCAACGGTTCGAAGGTGTGCCTCCCCTCAAACCCCGGATGTGACCGCTCGGTCGACCGGCGGAGCGGGTGGCACGGCGCGACCTACACAGGATCTTTACGGGCGGAAGGGTGCTCGGCGGCACCACAGGCCGCCCCACCACCGACGAGGGGGAACAGCAGGTGAGCATGACGGCCTCTGCGCCAGTCGGCGCGACCGGCGGACCGGGCACCGGAGCCCCTTCCGGGGCGGGCATGGGATTCGGCTTCTGCCGGGTCACCATCGTGGCGCCCGACAGCCGTATCGACGTGGCGTTGCCCGACGACGTACCGGTCGCCGACCTGTACCCGGAGATCCTGCGCCTGTCCCAGCAGAGCCCCGCCGAGGGCGCTCCGGTCGGCTACCACCTCGTACGGCGTGACGGCACCGTCCTCGACGGCGCCCGGTCCTTCACCGCGCAACGCATTCTCGACGGCGAATTGCTCACCCTGCGTCCGTTCGCCGAGTCGCTGCCCCCGGCCGTGGTCGACGACGTCTCCGAGGCGGTGGCCTCCGCCGTCACCCGCGACCGGACCCTGTGGAGTGGCGACCTCACCCGTGCCGCCGGTCTCGTCGCGGGTGGCATCTTGCCCGCGCTGCTCGCATTCGTGGCCTGGAGCTCTCAGATCCGCCACGACATGCACAGCCTGCAGGGCGTCATCGCGGGCGTCACGGGCATCCTGCTCATCACCCTCGCGTGCGTACGCGCGCGCGTGTACGACGACCGGGCCTCCGCGGTCGCGCTGGGACTCGGTGCCCTGCCGAACGCCGCCGTGGCCGGTTCCGGACTGCTGTCGCTCTCCGCCGGCCAGGGCATCGGGCGGCTTCAGTTCCTGCTCGCCTGTACGGCGGTCCTCATCGCCTCCGTCGTGCTGACACTGGTGTCGCCAGGCGGCGACGGCCCCTTCGTGGCCTTCGTCTTCGCCTCCGCCATCGGTCTGGTCACCAGCTTCATCGCGATGCTCACCGAACTGAAGCCCATCGAGACAGCCGCCGTCTGCGCCCCGCTCTCCGTGGTGGCGCTGGCCTTCCTGCCGGGGCTGTCCATGCGCTTCGCGCGACTTCCCATCGGGTTCGAGCCGCCCAACCCCTCTCGCGGCGGCTATGACACCGGCGAGCGCGCCCCGCAGGAGCCTGTGGACGTCGAACGTGTCGCCGCCCAGGCCCGGCGCGGCCACGAACTCCTCGTCGGCCTGGTCGGGGGCTGCGCGCTGGTCGCCGTGGGCGCGTCGATCGTCCTCGGCTTCTCCAGCAACACGTGGGCCCAGCTCCTGGCCCTCGCGACCGGCCTGGCGATGCTGATGCGGGCGCACCTGTTCCGTTACACCGCACAGGTCGGCGCGACGCTGGCCGCCGGCCTCGCCGCGATCGTATTCCTCGGTCTCGGGCTCGCGCTGAACCCACCTCGGGGGTATCTGATCGACGCCTTCCAGGGTGACACCACATCCCTCGACATCCGCAGCGTGTGGCTCGCCGCGGCCGTCGGGGCGGCCACCGCTCTCGTCACCGCGATCGCACTGATCACTCCGCGGCGCGGTGTCACGCCCTTCTGGGGACGCTTCCTGGAGATCGCCGAGAGCTTCGTACTGCTCACGCTGATCCCGTTGGCCCTGGCCGTGTTCGACGTGTACGCGCAGGCGCGGGCGATGACCAGCTAGCCGAGGGCTCCTGCGCACCCGTGAAGGTCCCTCGTCACGGAAAAGGGCGGTACGCATGCGTACCGCCCTTCTCGTGTTCCGCTCACTCCGCCGCGAGCCCCCCGTTGTGCGGCATCGGCTTCAGATCGAACTCCCCGTCCCGTGCGCCCAGCACGAACGCCCGCCACTCCGCCTCCGTATACCGCAGCACGGTCGCGTGGTCGAGGGAGGACCGCATCGCGACCGCCCCTTCGGGCAGGTACGCGATCTCGACCCGCTCCTCGTGCTCCTCGGTGCCCGGCGCGCAGTGCCACTCGACACCCGAGATGTCCAGCGCGTACAGCTCGTCGCGCTCGCGCTCCTTGCGCGCCTTGATCTCCGCTTCCGTCTCCGCCATCCCGAAGCGACCCCTTCCCGGCATACGTACGATCGGCACGTTCACCCTAGTGGCCGCCTCCCGCGGACCAGGTCCGTTCCGGAACGCGGGAGAGAGCGCCCGTCACGGCCTGCTACCCTGGTCGACGGCCGTTTGTGTACGCACCCCCGGAGCCCTCGGCTCTGGTGGCCGCGCTCAGCGGATCCCAGCCTCCCGAGTTACGGAAGCTCCCCCGAGATGCAGACCGGGGGCACTCGGCGGCAACCACAGACTATGAGGAGTACGCGTGTCGCTCGACGCCGCTACGAAGAAGCAGATCATCACCGAGTTCGGTCAGAAGGAGGGCGACACCGGCTCCCCCGAGGTCCAGGTCGCCATGCTCTCGCGCCGGATCTCCGACCTGACGGAGCACCTCAAGACCCACAAGCACGACCACCACTCCCGCCGTGGTCTGCTGATCCTGGTCGGTCAGCGTCGTCGCCTGCTGCAGTACCTGGCGAAGAAGGACATCCAGCGCTTCCGTACGCTGGTCGACCGCCTGGGCATCCGCCGCGGTGCGGCGGGCGCCAAGTAGGACGCCATGAAGGGGGCGGTTCCCGGAACGACTCGGGAGCCGCTCCCTTTGCCGTATGCGGGCTGTCGCCCTGCGTACGCAAGCCTTCGTCGTCCATGCGGAAACGTGCGGAGTGTCACTCACGCTTTGTAGTGTGGTAGCACAACGCATCACGGACGACACAGCACGACAAAGAAAGCGAGAAGCGCACCTCGCCGCCGCCGGTCCTCGGTAGTGGCCCCCGGGGGGAAGCGAGCCCCGGGTGCTTCGATCGAAGACCGGCCCGCACAGGACGGCGCGCTTCTCCGTGACCGTCCCCCTGCCACACGGGCAGCCAAGGGACGAAGACGAGGAGAAAACGCTAGTGGAGAACGAGACCCACTACGCCGAGGCCGTCATCGACAACGGCGCCTTCGGCACCCGTACCATCCGTTTCGAGACGGGCCGCCTGGCCAAGCAGGCCGCCGGTTCCGCCGTGGCGTACCTGGACGACGACACCATGGTGCTGTCGGCCACCACCGCCTCCAAGAACCCCAAGGACCAGCTCGACTTCTTCCCGCTGACGGTGGACGTCGAGGAGCGGATGTACGCCGCCGGCAAGATCCCCGGCAGCTTCTTCCGCCGTGAGGGCCGTCCCTCCGAGGACGCGATCCTCACCTGTCGTCTCATCGACCGCCCGCTGCGCCCGTCCTTCAAGAAGGGCCTGCGCAACGAGATCCAGGTCGTCGCGACGATCATGGCCCTCAACCCCGACCACCTGTACGACGTCGTCGCGATCAACGCCGCGTCCGCGTCCACGCAGCTGGCCGGCCTGCCCTTCTCCGGCCCGATCGGCGGCGTCCGCGTCGCGCTGATCCGCGGCCAGTGGGTCGCCTTCCCGACGCACACCGAGCTCGAGGACGCCGTCTTCGACATGGTGGTCGCCGGCCGCGTCCTGGAGGACGGCGACGTCGCGATCATGATGGTCGAGGCGGAGGCCACCGAGGGCACCATCAAGCTGGTCGAGGGCGGCGCCGAGGCGCCGACCGAAGAGGTCGTCGCCGCCGGTCTGGAAGCCGCGAAGCCCTTCATCAAGGTCCTCTGCCGGGCCCAGGCCGACCTGGCGTCCAAGGCCGCCAAGCCGACCGGCGAGTTCCCGATCTTCCTCGACTACCAGGACGACGTCCTGGAGGCCCTCACGGCCGCCGTCCGCCCCGAGCTGGCCCAGGCGCTCACCATCGCCGGCAAGCAGGAGCGCGAGGCCGAGCTGGACCGGGTCAAGGGTCTGGCCGCCGAGAAGCTCCTGCCGGAGTTCGAGGGCCGCGAGAAGGAGATCTCCGCCGCGTACCGCTCGCTCACCAAGCAGCTGGTCCGCGAGCGCGTGATCAAGGAGAAGAAGCGCATCGACGGCCGCGGTGTCACCGACATCCGCACGCTGGCCGCCGAGGTCGAGGCCATCCCGCGGGTGCACGGTTCCGCGGTGTTCGAGCGTGGCGAGACCCAGATCCTGGGCGTCACCACCCTCAACATGCTCCGCATGGAGCAGCAGCTGGACACCCTCTCCCCGGTGACCCGCAAGCGCTACATGCACAACTACAACTTCCCGCCGTACTCCACCGGTGAGACCGGCCGCGTCGGCTCCCCGAAGCGCCGCGAGATCGGCCACGGCGCCCTGGCCGAGCGTGCCCTGGTGCCGGTCCTGCCGACGCGCGAGGAGTTCCCCTACGCGATCCGCCAGGTCTCCGAGGCCCTGAGCTCCAACGGCTCGACGTCCATGGGCTCGGTCTGCGCCTCCACCATGTCGCTGCTGAACGCCGGTGTGCCGCTGAAGGCCCCGGTCGCCGGTATCGCCATGGGCCTGATCTCCCAGGAGATCGAGGGCGAGACGCACTACGTCACCCTCACCGACATCCTCGGTGCGGAGGACGCCTTCGGCGACATGGACTTCAAGGTCGCCGGCACCAAGGAGTTCGTGACCGCCCTCCAGCTCGACACCAAGCTGGACGGCATCCCGGCCTCCGTCCTGGCCGCGGCCCTCAAGCAGGCCCGCGACGCCCGCCTCCACATCCTCGACGTGATGATGGAAGCGATCGACACGCCGGACGAGATGTCCCCGAACGCCCCGCGGATCATCACCGTCAAGATCCCCGTGGACAAGATCGGTGAGGTCATCGGCCCCAAGGGCAAGATGATCAACCAGATCCAGGAGGACACCGGCGCCGAGATCACGATCGAGGACGACGGCACCATCTACATCGGTGCCGCCGACGGCCCGGCCGCCGAGGCCGCCCGCGCCACGATCAACGGCATCGCCAACCCGACGATGCCCGAGGTCGGCGAGCGCTACCTGGGTACGGTCGTGAAGACGACCACCTTCGGTGCGTTCGTCTCCCTGCTGCCCGGCAAGGACGGTCTGCTGCACATCTCGCAGATCCGCAAGCTCGCCGGCGGCAAGCGCGTGGAGAACGTCGAGGACGTCGTCGGCGTGGGCCAGAAGGTCCAGGTCGAGATCGCCGAGATCGACTCCCGCGGCAAGCTCTCCCTCATCCCCGTGATCGAGGGCGAGGAAAGCGACGAGAACAAGAAGGACGACGCCGAGCAGTGACGTCCCGTAGCTCCAAGGCGACGGCCCGCACCTCTTCGGAGGCGCGGGCCGTCGCCCGTACCCAAACGCTCATCAAGGGCATGAACGGCATCGGCACGGTCCGCAAGACCACCCTCCCGGGCGGCCTGCGCATCGTCACCGAGACCCTGCCCTCCGTGCGCTCGGCCACCTTCGGCATCTGGGCGCACGTAGGCTCGCGCGACGAGACGCCGGCTCTGAACGGCGCCACGCACTACCTGGAGCACCTGCTCTTCAAGGGCACCGGCCGCAGGTCCGCCCTGGACATCTCGTCCGCCGTCGACGCGGTCGGCGGCGAGATGAACGCGTTCACGGCGAAGGAGTACACGTGCTACTACGCGCGCGTGCTCGACACCGACCTGCCGCTCGCCATCGACGTCGTCTGCGACATGCTGACCGGCTCGCTCATCCTCGAAGAGGACGTCAACGTCGAGCGCGGCGCGATCCTCGAAGAGATCGCGATGACCGAGGACGACCCGGGCGACTGCGTGCACGACCTGTTCGCGCACACCATGTTCGGCGACAACGCTCTCGGCCGCCCCGTCCTCGGCACCGTCGACACGGTCAACGCCCTCACCGCCGACCGCATCCGCCGCTTCTACAGGAAGCACTACGACCCGACCCATCTGGTCGTCGCCTGCGCCGGCAACATCGACCACAACAAGGTCGTACGACAGGTCCGCGCGGCCTTCGAGAAGGCGGGCGCCTTCAAGAACCTGGACGCGCAGCCCATCGCCCCGCGCGACGGCCGCCGTACGATCCGCACGACGGGCAAGATGGAGCTCATCGGCCGCAAGACCGAGCAGGCGCACGTCGTCCTCGGCATGCCGGGCCTGGCCCGCACGGACGACCGCCGCTGGGCCATGGGCGTGCTCAACACCGCCCTCGGCGGCGGCATGTCCTCCCGCCTCTTCCAGGAGGTCCGGGAGAAGCGCGGCCTGGCCTACAGCGTGTACTCGTACACCTCCGGCTTCGCCGACTGCGGCCTGTTCGGCGTGTACGCCGGCTGCCGCCCCAGCCAGGTGCACGACGTGCTGAGGATCTGCCGCGACGAACTCGACCACGTCGCCCACAACGGCCTCTCCGACGACGAGATCAGCCGCGCGATCGGCCAGCTCCAGGGCTCCACCGTCCTGGGCCTGGAGGACACGGGCGCGCTGATGAACCGTATCGGCAAGAGCGAGCTGTGCTGGGGCGAGCAGATGTCCGTCGACGACATGCTGGCCCGGATAGCGGCGGTCACCCCGGACGAGATCCGCTCGGTCGCCCGCGACATCCTGGGACAGCGCCCGTCGCTGTCGGTCATCGGCCCGCTGAAGGACAAGCAGGCCGCACGGCTGCACGACGCCGTCGCCTGATCACCTCCGCCCTAATCACCTCCGTAAGGAAGCAACAGATGAGCAAGCTGCGCGTGGCGGTCCTCGGCGCCAAGGGCCGGATCGGGGCCGAGGCGGTACGGGCGGTCGAGGCCGCCGAGGACATGGAGCTGGTGGCCGCCCTCGGGCGAGGAGACAAGCTGGAGACGCTGGCCGACACCGGCGCCCAGGTCGCCGTCGAGCTGACCACCCCCGCCTCCGTGATGGGCAACCTCGACTTCTGCGTCCGCCACGGCATCCACGCGGTCGTCGGCACGACGGGCTGGACCGACGATCGCCTCGCGCAGCTGACGGGCTGGCTCGCCCAGTCCCCCGCGACGGGCGTGCTCATCGCGCCGAACTTCTCCATCGGCGCCGTGCTGACCATGAAGTTCGCGCAGATCGCCGCGCCGTACTTCGAGTCGGTCGAGGTCGTCGAGCTGCACCACCCGAACAAGGTGGACGCCCCTTCCGGGACCGCCACGCGCACCGCCCAGCTCATCGCCGAGGCCCGCCGCAAGGCCGGTACGGCCCCGGCACCGGACGCCACGGTCACCGCCCTGGACGGCGCCCGCGGGGCGGACGTGGACGGCGTCCCCGTCCACGCCGTGCGTCTGCGCGGCCTCCTGGCCCACCAGGAGGTGCTGCTCGGCGGGGAGGGCGAGACCCTCACCATCCGCCACGACTCCCTGCACCACAGCAGCTTCATGCCGGGCATCCTGCTCGGCGCCCGCCGCGTGGTGTCGACTCCGGGCCTGACCTTCGGCCTGGAACACTTCCTGGACCTGAGCTGAGACCTGAGGCAAGCCCGAAGACGTCATGCGCGCGAAGATCACCTACCTCGTCACGGCCGCCGTCCTGCTGTTCTACTTCGTCCTGGTCGGCAGCCGCGGCGTCATGCTCATCCAGTCCGGCACGGTCCTCACCGTCACCTTCGGGGTCGCGGTGCTCATCCTGCCGGTCATCGGCCTGTGGTTCCTGTGGAAGAACACCCAGTTCGTCCGCAAGGCCAACCAGCTCGCCACCGAACTCGACGCCGAGGGCGGCCTGCCCGTCGACGAGCTGAAGCGCACCCCGGGCGGCCGTATCGACCGTGACTCGGCCGACGAGGTCTTCGCCAGGCGCAAGGCCGAGACGGAGGCGGCCCCGGACGACTGGCGCAGCTGGTTCCGGCTCGCCGTCGCCTACCACGACGCCCGTGACACCCCGCGCGCCCGCAAGGCCATGCAGCGGGCCATCGCGCTGCACGAGGGCAAACCCGTCCAGGCCTGAGCCGCGCCCCGGCCGGTACGACGAAGGGGCCGGTCCGCACCCGGGCGGACCGGCCCCTTCGGCTTGCCCACACAGGTCAGCCGCGCCGGTACTCCCCGGCCCACGCCTCCACCGTGTCGGCGGCCAGATCGAAGGCCGCCGGACGGTTCAGAAAGTCAAGGTTGTGCGTGGTCAGCAGCGGCGCTGCGCCGTCGGCGGCACGGTCCTTGCGTACGAGCGTCAGGGCCTGCCCCTGAACCGTGCGCGGCAGGCCCAGCCAGCGCACCGGCTGCTGAGCCGTCCGCACCGCGACCACGCGCTGCCAGGGCACCGTACGCGTCGCCAGGAAGCCCACCTGGCGCAGCCCGTGTGCACTCACCCAGACACCCATGCGCAGTATCCGCAGCGCGGCCGTGATGACCGCCAGCGCCACGGCGAGGATCACGCCGGCTGAGGACACCGAGCCGGTCAGGGCGATGAGGACCGCCGCGAACAGCACGAAGGAGGAGAACAGCAGCCACAGGGCCGCCCCGCCCACGCGCCAGGGCCCGGGCCGGTAGGGGCGCCGCCAGCGGTCCCGGTCGTCATGAGGCAGCGGGCTCTCGGATGCCGCCTCGAAGGAGCGGTCGGCCGTCAGGAAGGGCAGGGGCACGGCTGGTCCTCACTGATTCCTTGCGTGGGCTGTGCCCGGTGAGGCTATCCGGCCGGAATCTCGCCCACCACCCTAGGGCGGCCGGAAGAGTCAGCGCCCCTGCGAGGCCTGGGACTGCGGGGCCGGCGTACCGGTCGGCGTGGACATCGCGGGCATGCCGAGGATCACCGAGCCGACCAGCCCGGCAACGATGGTGAGGCCCAGCAGCCAGCGCCCGGCTATCTGGCCGGTGGACGCCCGCCGACGGGGCGGGGGAGCGACATTGCTGCGGAACCTGTCGGCCTCGGCCACAAAGGCGAAGGGCACGGGCTCACGCCTACGGATCATGGGGGTACGTCTCCTTTCGGGAGCGAACATGCGGTCCTCACCGGTACAGACGCTCGAGGGACACAAAAGGTGCCCTTGTCCGAAAAAATCCTCGACAAGGTCACAGGTTCGGGTCTGTCGGAGGGGCCCCGTACAGTGGGCGCGAACCTGAAGAAGTGATGGGAAGGACCCCCGTGACCACCCCCGAGTCACTCACCCTGCGCAGTGACGTCACCGTCGAGCTCGTGAAGTCCAGCGCGTCGGACGCAGATGTCCTCTTCGCCGCCCGCGTCTCGACGCTCGGCGAGCAGTCCCTGGACGAGCTGAAGAAGGACCCCGAGCGCTCCAAGGGCCTGATCAACTACCTGATGCGCGACCGGCACGGCAGCCCGTTCGAGCACAACTCGATGACCTTCTTCATCAGTGCCCCGATCTTCGTCTTCCGCGAGTTCATGCGGCACCGGGTCGGCTGGTCGTACAACGAGGAGTCGGGCCGCTACCGGGAGCTCGAGCCGGTCTTCTACGTCCCCGACGCGTCCCGCAAGCTCGTGCAGGAGGGCCGCCCGGGCAAGTACGTCTTCGTCGAGGGCACCCCGGCCCAGCACGAGACGGTGCGCACCACCCTGGAGGAGTCCTACGCGCAGGCGTACGCGGCCTACCAGAAGCTGCTCGCCGAGGGCGTCGCCCGCGAGGTGGCCCGCGCCGCCCTCCCCGTCGGCCTGTACTCCTCGATGTACGCCACCTGCAACGCCCGCTCCCTGATGCACTTCCTCGGCCTGCGCACCCAGCACGAGCTGGCCAAGGTGCCGTCCTTCCCGCAGCGGGAGATCGAGATGGTGGGCGAGAAGATGGAGGCGGAGTGGGCCAGGCTCATGCCGCTGACCTACGCCGCCTTCAATGCGAACGGCCGTGTGGCCCCGTAACGAAGCCCTGTTCCCCCGCGCGGAACGGATGTGCGCATCGGCCGGGCGAAGTGTCCGTATTGCGGCATTTATGGAAGTTCATCTAGCCTGATCAAACGGACCCGGCACTGCTTGAACCCCCGAGCAGGCAGTGCCGGGCTCCGCATTTGTCCTGACTTTCCGGGCACCCCGAGGGCAGACCACGTATGGAGCACCGAGTAGCGTGTTACCCATGGCTCCGACCTCGACTCCGCAGACCCCCTTCGGGCGGGTCCTCACCGCCATGGTCACGCCCTTCACGGCGGACGGCGCACTCGATCTCGACGGCGCGCAGCGACTCGCCACCCACCTGGTGGACGCGGGCAACGACGGCCTGATCATCAACGGCACCACCGGCGAGTCCCCCACCACCAGTGACGCGGAGAAGTCGGATCTGGTGCGAGCCGTGGTGGAGGCGGTCGGCGACCGCGCCCACGTCGTGGCCGGCGTCGGCACCAACGACACCCACCACAGCATCGGGCTGGCCCGCGAGGCCGAACGCGTCGGAGCCCACGGCCTCCTGGTCGTCACGCCGTACTACAACAAGCCCCCGCAGGAGGGCCTGTACCGGCACTTCACGGCCGTCGCGGACGCCACCGGGCTGCCGGTCATGCTCTACGACATCCCCGGCCGCAGCGGCGTCCCGATCAACACCGAGACGCTCGTCCGCCTCGCCGAGCACCCCCGGATCGTCGCCAACAAGGACGCCAAGGGCGACCTCGGCCGCGCCAGCTGGGCCATCGCCCAGTCCGGCCTCGCCTGGTACTCCGGCGACGACATGCTGAACCTGCCCCTGCTCTCGGTGGGCGCGGTCGGCTTCGTCTCGGTCGTCGGTCACGTCGTCACCCCCGACCTGCGCGCCCTCGTCGACGCGTACACCGCGGGCGACGTCGTCAAGGCCACCGAGATCCACCAGAAGCTGCTCCCGGTCTACACCGGCATGTTCCGCACCCAGGGCGTCATGACCACCAAGGCCGCGCTCGCCCTCCAGGGCCTGCCCGCCGGACCCTTGCGCGCCCCCATGGTCGAGTGCTCGCCCGAGGAGATCTCCCAGCTCAAGATCGATCTTGCCGCCGGCGGGGTACAGCTCTGACAACAGACTTGGCACCACCCGAGCTTCACAACTGAATCGACAACCGCATACGCAGGCCACCGGTGCCTGAACCCCACAACGACAACTGCTTCTGCACGAACGTCATGCGCGCCACGTGCCCGACCGGTACGTGGCGCGCATGGTGAGGAGAGTCTTTTGAGTCATCCGCATCCTGAACTCGGCTCGCCGCCGCCGCTGCCCGCGGGAGGCCTGCGGGTCACCCCGCTCGGCGGTCTCGGCGAAATCGGCCGGAACATGACGGTCTTCGAGTACGGCGGCCGCCTGCTGATCGTCGACTGCGGAGTGCTCTTCCCCGAGGAGGAGCAGCCTGGAATCGACCTGATCCTGCCGGACTTCTCGTCCATCCGGGACCGCCTCGACGACATCGAGGGCATCGTCCTCACCCATGGCCACGAGGACCACATCGGCGGTGTCCCCTTCCTGCTCCGCGAGAAGCCGGACATCCCGCTGATCGGCTCCAAGCTGACCCTGGCCCTCATCGAGGCCAAGCTCCAGGAGCACCGGATCCGCCCGTACACCCTGGAGGTGGCGGAGGGGAACCGCGAGCGCATCGGCCCCTTCGACTGCGAGTTCATCGCGGTCAACCACTCCATCCCGGACGCCCTGGCGGTCGCCATCCGCACCCCCGCCGGCATGGTGGTGCACACCGGCGACTTCAAGATGGACCAGCTCCCGCTGGACAACCGCCTCACCGACCTGCACGCGTTCGCCCGGCTGAGCGAGGAGGGCATCGACCTCCTGCTCACCGACTCCACGAACGCCGAGGTCCCGGGCTTCACCCCGCACGAGCGGGACATCTCCAACGTGCTGCGCCAGGTCTTCGCCGGCGCCCGCAAGCGGATCATCGTGGCGAGCTTCGCCAGCCACGTCCACCGCATCCAGCAGATCCTGGACGCGGCCCACGAGTACGGCCGCCGCGTCGCCTTCGTCGGCCGTTCCATGGTCCGCAACATGGGCATCGCCCGCGACCTCGGCTATCTGAAGGTCCCGCCGGGCCTGGTGGTCGACGTCAAGACGCTCGACGACCTGCCGGACCACGAGGTGGTCCTGGTCTGCACGGGCTCCCAGGGCGAGCCGATGGCGGCCCTGTCCCGCATGGCCAACCGCGACCACCAGATCCGGATCGTCGAGGGCGACACGGTCATCCTGGCCTCGTCGCTCATCCCCGGAAACGAGAACGCGGTCTACCGCGTGATCAACGGCCTCACCCGCTGGGGCGCCAACGTCGTCCACAAGGGCAACGCCAAGGTGCACGTTTCCGGCCACGCCTCCGCGGGCGAGCTGCTGTACTTCTACAACATCTGCCGCCCGAGGAACCTGATGCCGGTCCACGGCGAATGGCGTCACCTGCGCGCCAACGCCGAGCTGGGCGCGCTGACGGGCGTCCCGCACGACCGGATCGTCATCGCCGAGGACGGCGTGGCGGTGGACCTGATCGAGGGCAAGGCGAAGATCTCCGGCAAGGTCCAGGCCGGTTACGTCTACGTCGACGGCCTCTCCGTCGGCGGTGTCGGCGAGCCGGCCCTGAAGGACCGCAAGATCCTCGGTGACGAGGGCATCATCTCGGTCTTCGTCGTGGTGGACGCCTCCACCGGCAAGATCACGGGTGGCCCGCACATCCAGGCGCGCGGTTCCGGCATCGAGGACTCGGCCTTCGCCGACG is a genomic window of Streptomyces griseochromogenes containing:
- the dapA gene encoding 4-hydroxy-tetrahydrodipicolinate synthase → MAPTSTPQTPFGRVLTAMVTPFTADGALDLDGAQRLATHLVDAGNDGLIINGTTGESPTTSDAEKSDLVRAVVEAVGDRAHVVAGVGTNDTHHSIGLAREAERVGAHGLLVVTPYYNKPPQEGLYRHFTAVADATGLPVMLYDIPGRSGVPINTETLVRLAEHPRIVANKDAKGDLGRASWAIAQSGLAWYSGDDMLNLPLLSVGAVGFVSVVGHVVTPDLRALVDAYTAGDVVKATEIHQKLLPVYTGMFRTQGVMTTKAALALQGLPAGPLRAPMVECSPEEISQLKIDLAAGGVQL
- a CDS encoding ribonuclease J is translated as MSHPHPELGSPPPLPAGGLRVTPLGGLGEIGRNMTVFEYGGRLLIVDCGVLFPEEEQPGIDLILPDFSSIRDRLDDIEGIVLTHGHEDHIGGVPFLLREKPDIPLIGSKLTLALIEAKLQEHRIRPYTLEVAEGNRERIGPFDCEFIAVNHSIPDALAVAIRTPAGMVVHTGDFKMDQLPLDNRLTDLHAFARLSEEGIDLLLTDSTNAEVPGFTPHERDISNVLRQVFAGARKRIIVASFASHVHRIQQILDAAHEYGRRVAFVGRSMVRNMGIARDLGYLKVPPGLVVDVKTLDDLPDHEVVLVCTGSQGEPMAALSRMANRDHQIRIVEGDTVILASSLIPGNENAVYRVINGLTRWGANVVHKGNAKVHVSGHASAGELLYFYNICRPRNLMPVHGEWRHLRANAELGALTGVPHDRIVIAEDGVAVDLIEGKAKISGKVQAGYVYVDGLSVGGVGEPALKDRKILGDEGIISVFVVVDASTGKITGGPHIQARGSGIEDSAFADVIPKITESLERSAQDGVVEPHQLQQLVRRTLGKWVSDTYRRRPMILPVVVEV